In the genome of Maribacter forsetii DSM 18668, the window ATACGGCCTGTACTATTTTAACAATTCAATTATACTAATTTGTAATAATTAACTAAGCTTTAAAGTTTGTTTTTTCGAAAAACGCTTAAATATTGAATTATTAAAATAATTCTATGAACATTTGTTATGAACATTTTTTTTATTGATTCTTCCTTATAACCTGTGAAATATAACATATTATAGTATTATGAACATACTACATTAAATACTTGTAAAATAGAATTTTTAAGACCCCTGTATTATGTACATATTTCATCACAATTGTCAACATTCAAAAACTTAAGTTATTTTGGCATAAACTTATTATGATCAGACTTATCGAAATCTTTTTGTGTCCCAGATTTCAGTTCATCTAGCTTTGCTTTTTCTTCTGCAGCTTTAATCATTTCTGGAATTTCTTGTTCTTCACTTGCCCAAAATTTCCACCAAGGTTTAGATTTCTTGGTCGTCACCGGTGCTTTTTTATTTACAGCAACTGGTTCTATTTTCTTAATGGTTTCTTTGACAATTTCTTTTGGTTCATTTATTGGCTTGGGTTCAATTGATATAGCTGTCGCTGTTGGAGCTATTAGTATACCATCATGCAGAAACTTAAATTGTACTTTACTTGATGCCAATGCCTGAGAAATAGTTTGTAGCATTTCGTTCTTCTCAATCTGCTCTATGATAGAATTGCATTTATTAATCAAAGTTTCATCTTTAACAATAGCCTTACTTAATTTAAAGGTTATTTCACCGCCAAAAGATTTACGTTGCAATATCATAAGCATAACCTGCTGAAACGATGTATTTATATCAGTAACCAGTTCTTCTATCTTCTTACTTTTTAGTTCAATACCATAGTTTTGCGCCTTATTCTCAGAAATCACAAAATTTTCATCAGATTTATTTTCTGGTAATTTCTCTCCTCCCATGGCAACCACTTCCCCATTTTGGACCAAAAATACTTTATCTGAAATGGGGTTTTGCTGAGGATTCTCAAAGTACTGTTTTACGACCACTGGTAGCTTTAAACGCATCTCTGAATTAGAATCAATAGCCATCAACACACCCTTAAAAGGTATACCAACCATTAGCGTATCGCACTTCAGCTCTGCCGCAATCTTGATCATGAAATCCTTATCCAATATCTTTTCACTGGTGTATTCATTGCCTTCGGCAAATAGTATTTTTGACCCCTCTGCATCTGTTATTTGATAGCCTACATCTATTGCTTTTAAATTCGCAAGCGCCTCTTTCTTTATTCCCGGAAATCTATTATACAAATCTGACTCATCCGAAGCACTTTCATACACCATGGCATTACCGCGATCTTTTCCATAAGCCACCACAGGAGCTATACTGTCATTAAATAAAAATTCTTTAAACTGTAGTTTTTCATCTTTACGGTAATCAGCTGTTTTTAAGATAGGTAATAAAGTTTCCATTAAAAAGTCATTTAATATTGTGGTTATATATACAACTTTTGTATACACGTTTTAGTGTACCAACTCCCCAATTTCAAATACTTTGTCACTACCCTATTACATCTTAAATAACTGGCACACAACAAATAGGCACAAAAAAACCGCTCATTACTGAGCGGTTTTTTTGTTTTTATGCGATTGTTCTATCTATTTAAAAAATACTTTGCCACTTCTAGTTCTAGGGCGTAACATTCCTCAATTTGGCGTTCTACATCAGTCATACTTTTCTTAATAGAAATATTATTCATTTTTAAAATAGTTAACAATGAATCTGTCTTAGTAGCCGCAAGGTTTATGTTTGTTTTTAAACTTTCTTTTTTCTCAAAACCGCTATGGGTTTGGGGCTCAAATAAATAAGATTCCAATTTTAAAAGTAATTGTGTTACCGACTTTCTTTTACGTTCTAACTCGGTCACTTTCACCACATTTTTATTACTTTTTGAATTCTTCATAAGCCAATATATTTTATATAAAACGAAGCATAATTGAAATGATTGTATTCATAAAAGCTAAACTTATCATAAGATTATATAACAAAAAAACCGCTCATTAATGAACGGTTTTATCTTTTAACACCTAGCTTCTATTAGAATAGACCCTTAGCCTTGTTAAGTATACTACCGGCATCACCGCCAACTAATCCACTAAGACTTTCTAAACTAAAAGCGGAATCTGAAGCTTCATTTGATAAAAACTTTTCTTTAAGGCTATTTACCAGATTTGGTGCAACATTACTTGCCTCTGCTTGTGCCTCTTCAGTATTCATCCCTTTATTTTCCAAAATTTCAGCTAGTTTGCCTTTCAAATTTTGAACGATACCACTGTCTTCAGTTGCATTTCCGTCATTTGAGAACAGGCTAGTTACCGCGCTTAAATCTCCAGAGCTTACTTTTTCCATAAGTAAGTTAATAAGAGAAGAAGCACCCTCTTCTGCAGCGCCACTGGTTGCTTCAGAATTTAAAGAATTTGCGCTCATTGTTTCTTGCAATTTTTCAATTGCCATTTGCTTTAATTGATCTAACATAGTGTTTATAATATATATAGTTAATAATGGTATTACTTTTCGCTAACAAGGCGCTACATTGCTGCATTTACCTTGAGATTTCTATAATGATAGTAGACATTTAAATGAAACGTTTGTCTTGTACCGCATTTGGGTTTTTACCAAATAAAAAGTCCGTCATTGCTGACGGACTTTTTGAAGTTTATTCTATAACTCTAACGTTAACTGCGTTTAAACCTTTTTTTCCTTGGGTTAGTTCGAATTCTACTTCATCGCCTTCGCGAATCTCGTCAACTAATCCTGAAATGTGAACGAAATGATCGTTCGTTGAACCTTCTTCTTTAATAAAGCCGTAGCCTTTTTCATCATTGAAGAATTTAACTGTTCCTGTACTCATAAATGTAATATAATTTGATATTAATAATTACTAGAATAGATGCAACTATGATGCCAAAATTAATAATCTAATTTAATTTTACTTTTTAGTATGACCTTCAGATGTGGTAACTTATACAACGGTCAACATAGAAAACTTAAGGTTAGAACCCTTATGAAATAACCTTTTGTTAAGGAATTTCAAAAAAATTAGGATCAATTAAATAAATGCTTTATTTTAGTATCGTAAAATAATAAACGTGACGACCAAACCAAATTTTGTTCTACTTTCTGAAAACAACACCTACTACGTAGAATACCTTATTGGGCATCTTGTTTTAGCGAACAGCATTACAGAAGCCGTTATTTTTGAATCGCAATCTCACGCCATTAAATTTCAAAAATATCTGTATAAGAATTGTAGTGTTCGGTTTTCTGTAAACACATTCATTGCCTAATTTATTTACTACATAACATCTTAATGGTTAAATGCTTCTTAAGATGTATCAATAGTATTGCTTCAAGCACTATCTTCCCTCAAAAATTTATATAATGAAATATCTAGTTCTATTTTTTCTTGCAACCACTATGGTTTCATGCTTGTCATCAGATGATAAAACGCCTACGGTTGTTGAACCTATTGATTATACCGCTATTAATGAAGAGGAAATCAATGCATATTTAGTTGTAAACGAACTAGAATCACAAACCACAGCATCTGGCTTGCATTATATTATTGAAAATCAAGGTGACGGAGCGCAACCATCGGCTACATCAAATGTTACGGTCGCGTACAGAGGATATTTTTTAGATGGTACTGTTTTTGATCAAAGTACTGACGGATTATCAATTGGCCTTGATCAAGTAATCGCCGGGTGGACAGAAGGTATTCCCCTTTTCAATGAAGGCGGTAATGGCGTATTACTTATTCCTTCTCACTTAGCTTATGGTAGTTTTGATTTTAATGGTATACCTGGTGGTTCTGTATTAGTTTTTGATATCGAATTGATTTCGGTTAATTAAACGAAAACGCATCAATAGACATCTTTGCTGTACGTACTTGTGTAACTGAGCCCACTTGCTCTGTCCACGCAAAATAGAGGGTTTCTTCCACTATTTCCATTTGAGGAAATCCAGATTTACGGGAATCTGCCATTTCAGTAATTAATTGTTTCTTGGAAGTTGTGCCATCTTTATGTACAATCATAGCTTTGAACAATGCGGTTTTGTCATTGGCTTCCATCCAACTTACAACAGCTTGATCTTCATCCATCCATAACACATCTACCCGACCCATAATAGCGCCTTCCGCAACTATAATCGGTTTTGTAAATTCCGCGCCACCATCCGAAGAAAAAGCGATTTGTACTTTTTGTTTTTTTGATGCTCCGGTAAACCAAGCTACTACCAAACTATTACCAAGTGCATCTACTTTAGGTCCGTTGACCGGGCAGCCTTTTATCTGCCAATCATCTTCATGAATTACCTTGGGTGCAGTCCACTCCCCTTCCACTTGACGAACAATACTAATATCTCGAATTTCATTATCTGAGCGATCTCTATAGATTACAACAGGACCATTATCGGTTATTGCGGATGTTGTCTGGCAGCAATCGCAGGTTCGTGCATCCAACTCATATTCCTGCAATAGTTCTCCCGTTACAGAAACCACACCAGCTCTAAGTGTCATTGCTCCACGCTCCCCCACTTCATTTTCTTCGGTATTTCTACCATCTAGCCAATTCACAAAAAAGTTATTGTTATATGGCACAATGCTTACAAAGCCATGCTCCGTAGGTGTACCATCTGTATGTAAAGGCATGTCTGTTTTCCAAATAGTTGCACCTTTAGGCTTCACGTTTATCTTTATATCATATGAATAGGTGCCTTCGGTAGATTTTTTTAATATGTGAGACCATAAACTACCATTGTTTTCGGTAATCATAGGGTAATCTGCCCAATTCACGAACCAATCTGTACCACTCAGTACATTTTGCGCTATTTGCCACTCACCATCAATCAATTCTGAAAATCGCATGGTTGAAATAGTATCATTGGAAGTTTCTACCCAAGAAAGTAATGCTACATCTTTATTGGACATTAGGTGTGGTAATGCACTTGATGCCGCAGCGGGAGATTTTATTTCTTGCACCACAGCTACTGGCTCTTCGGGCTTTGGTATTTTTGAATCTTCCTTGCAAGCCATAAGCAAGCTAGCTACTACAAAAAGAACTACGGAACTACTATTTAATCGCATTACTGTACTGCTTTAAGTTTTTCAATCATTTCTGGACTATCCCATTTCAATCCGCCATCAAAACGTAATACCTTCTCCCCTGCCTCATTATATATAAAAGTTGCCGGAAGTGCACTTACATTTTCTTCTGCGTACATACCATTAAACTTTATAAATTCTAACTGAAATCCGCGTGCATCTTTAAACTTCACGATCTTTTCTATGGACTGATCAGATGCAAATAGAAAAACATAATTTTCATTAGCTAAAATGGCTTGGGCTTTTTCCATATCCGGCATTTCTTCTATACATGGTCTACACCAAGTTGCCCAATAATTTAGTAATACGCGCTTGCCCTTGTAATCGCTTAATTCTATAGGGTTACCCTTTATATCTTCATAAGTAGAAGTAGTCACTTTTTCTGAAACGGTTTCCTTTTTTTCAGGTTGGGGCTTCGTAGTTTTTTTCTCTTTACAACCCATGATCAAAATCGCGGTAGTAAGGAATATCAGTGTTCTTAAATGCATATTCAAATATACTATTTAGCACTATGAAACCTATAGGCTTAGAAACAAAAAAACCGCCTTATAGGCGGTTTTTCTTATAATGTGTAATACGTTTTACTGTACTTCAACCAATTCTAATTCAAAGGTTAAATCTTCACCTGCCAATGGGTGATTTGCATCTACAACGATATCATTTTCGTTTACTTCCGCAACACGTAATTGTCTTTCGCTACCATCTGCATTTGTTGCCATAAGTGCCATATCTACTTTTGGCTCCATATCTGCTGGTAAATCTGATTTTTGAACTGTTTGAAAAAGCTCTTTTTGCTTTTCACCGTATGCATCTTCTTTAGCGATAACGATAGTTTTCTTATCATTAACCTCCATATCAAGCAATCCTTTTTCAAAACCTGGTATTAAGCTACCTTGTCCTAATTTTACATCTAATGGCTCTCTACCAGCTGAACTATCAAATGTTTGACCGTTACTTAGTTTACCTGTGTAATGTACTTTTACTTGACTATCTGCTTTTACTTTACTCATACTATTAAATTCTACTATTTAACTTAATTGAAGTGCAAAGGTATTGTTCTTAATAGGGAATAACGAAGATTATGGTAAAACCTTCCGTTTTTGGGCTCTTCTTAACATTATCGCTAAAAAACAAGGGCAAATTACTAGTTTTGAACAGGTTATTGCTCTTCATTAATAGCATTTACACGACCGTTATACTGAATCGTATTTCTATTTGCCATGTTCACAGAAACTACACTAGACATATTTGGAAAGATATCTACATAAACCATATATCTATCAGACGAATTGTTTATCTGAAAGCTGATGGTATATTTTTGCTTATCGTTATTAAATTCTTGAATGTAATTACTTGGAGATCCGTTAAATTCAATTCCTGGAGTAACTCCATAGCCTCCACCAAATTGACGCTCACCAAAATAAGGCAAATTAGCCGATACACTATCACCTTCTATCTTTAAGAAATTACCGGTACCGTTTAAATCTATTCGAGAAACGGTATTACCCGGAGCAATGAGTCCGCTATTGGCTATTGCTGTCATACTTTGCGTAACCATTGGACTTGCAGAAGTAGCTGTAAATTCAATATTCTTCGATGTCACTAAAGCATGAATAGGATGCGAATCGCTAATAATCGTTTTTGACGACTTGCAACTGCATAAAATACAAAAAGCGATAAATAATAAAAATGGAGTTCTCATTAATACGATGTGTTCGTTCTCCTTTTACACTACGAAATCTATGCCAAAAGATTTGTTCTAATCCTCAAAATCTTCTTCTTCAAATTCAGTATTCACCAATACCGACTTCTTGAAGTTTAAGTTGCGCGACTCCTTATATAATGCCTTGATCATACGTTGACGTTTTCGGTCAGATATATTTAAGGTATCCAATCCCCTAATCTTTTGCTTCAACGCCTCTCTTTGCAACATTACCGCAGTTTCATAATTAGGTTCAAATTGAAACATTACCGGACCTTCGTCTTCTTCATTTGGTTTTGTAGTGGTAGAATCGTTAGATTGTGAGTACAACATAGTTGTACAGAAAAATGTGCAGCATATAGCAAGCCGCATAAAAATTTTCATATCAATTTCATTAATGTTCTACGTCTAAATTAGTAACATTTATTTTAAATGACACATTAACATGAATGTTATAGAGAAATAATATGGACTTTAACCAATTACCTAAGAAATAAGCATTTAAACGTGTTGTCTTATCCTAACCGGTTTTCTGAACTTTAGGGTATACTCCATAAAATCAAACTCAAGCTCAGAAGTTTCTCGTATATGAAAATTTACCATTTGGTATTGCTCTGGCAATATTTCTTTTGTGGTCTTTAAGTATTCTAACAATTTTCTATTCGCCTCTGAAAGTTTTGAAATCCTATTTTTTAAATATGCCTTGGTTTCAAACAACCCCATAGTACTGGGTTCATATAAATATGAATCTACCCTAATTTTAAAATGTTGAATGGTATTTTTACACCGTTCCAATTTACCTAAGCACGTAGATTTATCCTTTACATTTTCCATGGCAGTTGATTTAAATATGAAATTGTGGGAATTTTACTTCAAGATAAGAAAATAGAAGTATATTTAGGCTATGTTTGTGTAAGTTTAACTTTACTTTAAATTATATGTATTTTAGCTAACCTTTTAGAAACAAAAGGGTTATTAAAACTTAACTCAGGTTGTAATAAATATTAAGAATTTTTTAATTGTAATAGACTGCTGAAATGAGTACCTTAAACTAAACTTTTAGCCTATGAATATCAATTTTGAATACGACGATGTAAAAGCTAGCAACCGATTAGAGATAATGGCTGCTGAGAAATTAGAGAAATTATTGGATAAATTCGATTTTATCGTTCGATCAGATGTTTTCTTTAAAAAAGAGAATACCTCTTCCCCCGATTCAGGTATGGTATGTAACATACGCTTGAGTGCGCCAGGTCCTCGCCTATTTGCACAGTCGTCTTCAGATAGTTTTGAAGCAGCAATCGCTTCCTCTATAGAAGATTTAAAAAGACAATTGGAAAGAAGAAAAGCAAAAATGCAGTCTCATTAGACTGCATTTTTTTTATTGTTCCATACTATCTGTAGAATTAGTATGATTTGCAATTACCGACTGCACCCGTTCAGAAAACGGGTTCTTCTTTAATTCTTGAATTAAACGTTTTCTTCTTGCATCAGAAATATCAATAGTATCCAATATTTCTTTCATTCGATGTTGATATGCTATACGGCTCTGCCTTAACGCAATTCTTTCAGAAGCAGTTAATACATAATCTGACTCAAACTGATTTAATAGCATACGTTGTTTTACTCTGGTATCCGATTGCAGGGTATCTTGAGCTTGGACCTTTTGCACACCCAAATTTAGGCATAGCAAAAAACCACAAAAAAAGGTTAGTTTTTTCATTTTAATAGCTTGTTCTACTCGAAATTTAAGATAAAAAATCTACACTTATCTTGATTTTAAAATAAAGTTGCACTTCATCGGGTAATAAATGTCGTTTATCCTACAGAAAACAAATAATACAATTTTATCCTTCAAAATCAATTGATAATCAATATGTTGAAAATACTCACACGCCTTGTGAGCAACTATTATAGTTACAAAAGCAACTCTTATCGCTACATTATAATAGTGATAACATCATTTTATAACTTTCAATTTTTATGATTAAATTTTTACAGGATTACATTAATGACATGTACCTAACTGTTCGATATTTGTCATCTGATAAAAAATCTTTTATAAGTTGATTTAGATGTTTGAACATTTTTGAGAAATGGAATACGTAAAGTCAATTTTTAATACCTTTGCACCTTCAAAAATTACATATGATAGTCTGGATCGTCTTTATTGCCTTTGTTCTCATATTCCTTGCTTTGGATTTAGGTGTTTTTCACAAAGACGAACATGTCATAAAATCAAAGGAAGCCGGAATCTGGACCACTATTTTCGTAACTGTGGCTTTTGCCTTCAGTGGTGTAATCTATTGGGTTTTTGATGCTGAGATTGTTGCCAACCCAACAGGGTTGACTCCCAGTGACGCTGTTCTAAAATACATCACAGGATATCTAATTGAACTTTCTCTTAGTGTTGACAACGTTTTTGTAATAGCGGTGATATTCTCCTCTTTTAAAATTCCGGCATTATACCAGCACCGCGTGTTATTTTGGGGAATTTTAGGTGCTATTGTCTTTAGGGCTTTAATGATATTCTTTGGTGTGGCACTTATTACCAAATTTGAATGGATTATTTATGTATTTGGTGTATTCTTGCTTTACACAGCATTTAATATGTTAAAGGGTGATGATGATGATTTTGACCCAAAAGACTCATTTGTTTTTAAGCAGATAAAAAAAATATACCCGGTTACTACGACTATGCATGGTCATGATTTCTTTGTAAAAAGAATGGGACTTAATGCCGCTACTCCCCTATTTGTAGCCCTAATTGTTATTGAACTTACAGATATACTTTTTGCCTTGGATAGCATACCTGCAATTCTAGCCATTACTGCAGATCCTTTTATCGTATTTACATCTAATATATTGGCTATTTTAGGATTACGTTCTATGTACTTTTTAATTTCAAGAATGCTAGAGAAATTTAAGTATATCAACTACAGTTTGGTAGTCATTCTTGCTTTTGTAGGATTGAAGATGTTGTTCTCCCACTATATTCATTTACCTGAATGGGTTTCGCTTACCGTAATCTCAGTTTCTTTAGTAGCAGGAATACTAGCATCAGTATTAATTAAGGATAAAGAATAGATTTCCGTTAGAACTAACTAGTCTTATTTTTCCAATAGCTTGGCATCAATAATTGCCATAGCATCGTTTACCGTTTGCATTTTTTCCATGTCCTCATTTTCTAGACGGATGTCGAAAGTATCTTCTACATCTAACACAATATCGACAAGATTTGCAGAGTTGATATTTAAATCGTTCATGAAGTGACTTTCCTGTTCAATGTCAATGACCGCTACGTCTTCGGGAAGATAGATTTCAATAATCTCTTTCAGTTTTTGGTATTTTTGTTCTTTTAGCATATATAAGTTCAATTAAAAATACTATTTGGTATAATTATAGTTTTTATTATTCTTTGGTAAACGCCTTAAATATAACACAAGCATTTACATCTCCGAATCCGAAACTTGCTTTTGCAATTACTTTAGGAGCATGTTTTTTTGTTTCCCTTGGGATACAGGATTCTGATATCAACTTTGAAATCTCCGGATGAATATCTTCACAGTTTACATTCTTAAAAACTACCTGCTCTTTAAACTGTAATATGGATGCAACACTTTCAATACTACCAGCTGCAGCCAAACAATGACCCACCGAACCTTTAAATGAATTGATGTACGGAAAATCTTCATGTTCTCTGCCTAACGCTTTACTCCAATTTTCTATTTCTAGTCCGTCTTTAGATGTTGCGGTCAAATGTCCGTTAATAACATCTATATCAGATGCTTCAATTCCTGAATGGATTATGGCATTTCTAATACAACGTTGCACCGCCACACTATTTGGTGCGGTCATGGAACCTTGCCCAATTTGTCCGCCACTATTGATTTCTCCTCCCAATACTTCCGCATAGATATGGGCACCGCGCTTTTCTGCGCTTTCCAAGGACTCTAATACCAGTGCTCCTGCTCCACTACCAGGTATGAATCCGCCAGCTGTTGCGCTCATGGGTCTGCTTGCTTTTGTAGGGTTATCATTATAGCCTCTAGGCAGAATACGCATAGCATCAAAACCACCCCATACATACGGTCCACTATCACTACAACTACCTGTCAAGATAATTTCGGATTTCCCTTGACTAATACGGTCATAAGCCATTAGTATACCCTCGGTACCCGTGGTACATGCTGCGGAGTTCGTGGTAACTTGATTTCCGCTACCTAATAAGCCGCCTAAATAGGCACTTATGCCGCTTGCCATAGTCTGTATTACCGAAGTACTGCCAAGTCTGCGCACATTGCCCTCATCAATTAAATGAATGGCTTCCCTAAATTTATCAACTCCTAAAATGCCTGTTCCAAAAATGATTCCCTGGTCCCAACTTGGCTCATCTGTTGTATTTTTCTCTAATCCGGCATCTTTCCAAGCATCCATTCCGGCAATTACACCATACACGATTCCCGTTGCATTCAGCCCTCTGCGCTCTAAAGGCGTAAAGTAGTTATCAATGAGTTTATCTTTTACCAAAGGTTCTCCCGCTACTTGACAACCAAAACCAAGCTTCTCTAAATTTGGTTGATGCCGTAGTCCACTTTTACCATCTAGCAAAGCATTTGTAAAATCAGTAAGTCCCACACCATTTGGCGCACATACTCCCAAACCCGTAATTACAACGCGTCTATTCATTTGCTGTTCCTATCATGCCCGCTAAAACTCCTTTACAGACCAGTTTATCGTCTTCATTATACATTTTTACTTCACATTTTAATTTCTGAAATCTAAAGTAGACTAACTCCGAAACCACCCTAACACGTTCACCAGGAAAAACAGGTTGC includes:
- a CDS encoding DUF1444 family protein — encoded protein: METLLPILKTADYRKDEKLQFKEFLFNDSIAPVVAYGKDRGNAMVYESASDESDLYNRFPGIKKEALANLKAIDVGYQITDAEGSKILFAEGNEYTSEKILDKDFMIKIAAELKCDTLMVGIPFKGVLMAIDSNSEMRLKLPVVVKQYFENPQQNPISDKVFLVQNGEVVAMGGEKLPENKSDENFVISENKAQNYGIELKSKKIEELVTDINTSFQQVMLMILQRKSFGGEITFKLSKAIVKDETLINKCNSIIEQIEKNEMLQTISQALASSKVQFKFLHDGILIAPTATAISIEPKPINEPKEIVKETIKKIEPVAVNKKAPVTTKKSKPWWKFWASEEQEIPEMIKAAEEKAKLDELKSGTQKDFDKSDHNKFMPK
- a CDS encoding cold-shock protein, whose translation is MSTGTVKFFNDEKGYGFIKEEGSTNDHFVHISGLVDEIREGDEVEFELTQGKKGLNAVNVRVIE
- a CDS encoding FKBP-type peptidyl-prolyl cis-trans isomerase, encoding MKYLVLFFLATTMVSCLSSDDKTPTVVEPIDYTAINEEEINAYLVVNELESQTTASGLHYIIENQGDGAQPSATSNVTVAYRGYFLDGTVFDQSTDGLSIGLDQVIAGWTEGIPLFNEGGNGVLLIPSHLAYGSFDFNGIPGGSVLVFDIELISVN
- a CDS encoding TlpA family protein disulfide reductase, producing MHLRTLIFLTTAILIMGCKEKKTTKPQPEKKETVSEKVTTSTYEDIKGNPIELSDYKGKRVLLNYWATWCRPCIEEMPDMEKAQAILANENYVFLFASDQSIEKIVKFKDARGFQLEFIKFNGMYAEENVSALPATFIYNEAGEKVLRFDGGLKWDSPEMIEKLKAVQ
- a CDS encoding FKBP-type peptidyl-prolyl cis-trans isomerase, yielding MSKVKADSQVKVHYTGKLSNGQTFDSSAGREPLDVKLGQGSLIPGFEKGLLDMEVNDKKTIVIAKEDAYGEKQKELFQTVQKSDLPADMEPKVDMALMATNADGSERQLRVAEVNENDIVVDANHPLAGEDLTFELELVEVQ
- a CDS encoding DUF4251 domain-containing protein gives rise to the protein MTSKNIEFTATSASPMVTQSMTAIANSGLIAPGNTVSRIDLNGTGNFLKIEGDSVSANLPYFGERQFGGGYGVTPGIEFNGSPSNYIQEFNNDKQKYTISFQINNSSDRYMVYVDIFPNMSSVVSVNMANRNTIQYNGRVNAINEEQ
- the hpf gene encoding ribosome hibernation-promoting factor, HPF/YfiA family, with the protein product MNINFEYDDVKASNRLEIMAAEKLEKLLDKFDFIVRSDVFFKKENTSSPDSGMVCNIRLSAPGPRLFAQSSSDSFEAAIASSIEDLKRQLERRKAKMQSH
- a CDS encoding TerC/Alx family metal homeostasis membrane protein, whose protein sequence is MIVWIVFIAFVLIFLALDLGVFHKDEHVIKSKEAGIWTTIFVTVAFAFSGVIYWVFDAEIVANPTGLTPSDAVLKYITGYLIELSLSVDNVFVIAVIFSSFKIPALYQHRVLFWGILGAIVFRALMIFFGVALITKFEWIIYVFGVFLLYTAFNMLKGDDDDFDPKDSFVFKQIKKIYPVTTTMHGHDFFVKRMGLNAATPLFVALIVIELTDILFALDSIPAILAITADPFIVFTSNILAILGLRSMYFLISRMLEKFKYINYSLVVILAFVGLKMLFSHYIHLPEWVSLTVISVSLVAGILASVLIKDKE
- a CDS encoding acyl carrier protein, giving the protein MLKEQKYQKLKEIIEIYLPEDVAVIDIEQESHFMNDLNINSANLVDIVLDVEDTFDIRLENEDMEKMQTVNDAMAIIDAKLLEK
- a CDS encoding beta-ketoacyl-[acyl-carrier-protein] synthase family protein, which encodes MNRRVVITGLGVCAPNGVGLTDFTNALLDGKSGLRHQPNLEKLGFGCQVAGEPLVKDKLIDNYFTPLERRGLNATGIVYGVIAGMDAWKDAGLEKNTTDEPSWDQGIIFGTGILGVDKFREAIHLIDEGNVRRLGSTSVIQTMASGISAYLGGLLGSGNQVTTNSAACTTGTEGILMAYDRISQGKSEIILTGSCSDSGPYVWGGFDAMRILPRGYNDNPTKASRPMSATAGGFIPGSGAGALVLESLESAEKRGAHIYAEVLGGEINSGGQIGQGSMTAPNSVAVQRCIRNAIIHSGIEASDIDVINGHLTATSKDGLEIENWSKALGREHEDFPYINSFKGSVGHCLAAAGSIESVASILQFKEQVVFKNVNCEDIHPEISKLISESCIPRETKKHAPKVIAKASFGFGDVNACVIFKAFTKE